A single genomic interval of Candidatus Gracilibacteria bacterium harbors:
- a CDS encoding CDP-alcohol phosphatidyltransferase family protein, translating to MKHGIVYNGEQILNVPNSITITRGIMMIGSSVAIVLGGPNLYPALIYAAGAIGDGLDGISARVLKQKTEFGKKLDPFVDATSFVAGLTALTITSPELNERLLLTSALVVQTLYSSHLTYKWKGISDDKKKELGPSIIGKTKTAIMMMSLVKLMGGKHFLEDLQQFLGTYGIQFLEGNLEQMDATLHSASLGGVGIGIMGTLWCWYNYNKKANKILEQK from the coding sequence ATGAAACATGGAATTGTGTACAATGGGGAACAAATCCTGAATGTTCCCAATAGCATCACCATCACTCGCTGAATCATGATGATATGAAGCAGTGTTGCCATTGTGCTTGGGTGACCGAATCTCTATCCTGCACTCATATATGCAGCGTGAGCTATCGGAGATGGACTTGATGGAATTTCTGCACGTGTCCTGAAACAAAAAACAGAATTCGGGAAAAAACTTGACCCCTTCGTCGATGCTACATCTTTCGTAGCATGACTCACAGCCCTCACTATCACTTCTCCAGAGCTAAATGAGAGACTCCTTCTCACTTCCGCATTGGTGGTACAAACACTCTATAGCTCTCACCTGACGTACAAATGGAAATGAATCTCTGATGACAAGAAAAAAGAATTGTGACCAAGTATAATCGGAAAAACCAAGACTGCTATTATGATGATGTCTCTCGTAAAACTCATGTGAGGAAAACATTTTCTCGAAGATCTCCAGCAGTTTCTCGGAACCTATGGGATCCAATTTCTCGAGTGAAATCTAGAACAAATGGATGCAACACTCCATTCTGCAAGTCTCTGATGAGTAGGCATAGGAATCATGGGAACACTCTGGTGCTGGTACAATTATAACAAAAAGGCAAACAAGATTCTCGAACAGAAATAG
- the ruvB gene encoding Holliday junction branch migration DNA helicase RuvB: MPIKSSKNPDIIRTVSPKSQEEDIVSEISLRPRKLEEYVGQEQMKQHLKIAIESAKIRNESLEHILFYGPPGLGKTTISTIIAHEMGAPIKSTSGPAIEKQSDIISLLTSLTEGEILFIDEIHRLKPQIEEILYSAMEDFQIDIMIGNGTGATSVKMDIPRFTLIGATTRLSSLSNPLRDRFGNVMKLDFYEPTDLAKIVTRSFQILGFETISHDAILSIAERSRGTPRIANRYVKILRDYATVGKSIDTKTECEAIFTGFGVDTYGLDILDRKLLSHLMESFHGRPVGLSTLASVVGEEVATIEDVVEPYLLQIGFIERTPRGRQITMKGEEYINSGR, translated from the coding sequence ATGCCTATCAAGTCGTCCAAAAATCCTGATATCATCCGTACTGTGTCACCAAAATCCCAAGAAGAGGATATTGTCTCGGAGATTTCTCTGCGTCCTCGAAAGCTCGAAGAATACGTCGGACAGGAACAGATGAAGCAGCACCTCAAAATCGCAATAGAATCCGCAAAAATCCGCAATGAATCACTCGAACATATTCTTTTCTATGGACCTCCAGGACTTGGGAAAACCACCATCTCCACCATCATTGCACACGAGATGGGAGCACCTATCAAGAGCACAAGTGGACCAGCTATCGAGAAACAATCGGATATTATTTCTCTGCTCACGAGTCTCACGGAAGGTGAGATTCTCTTCATCGATGAGATTCACCGCCTGAAGCCGCAGATAGAAGAAATCCTCTATTCTGCAATGGAAGATTTCCAGATTGATATCATGATTGGGAATGGAACCTGAGCCACGAGCGTGAAGATGGATATTCCGAGATTCACTCTCATCGGTGCTACTACTCGCCTCTCGAGCCTCTCGAATCCGCTTCGAGACCGCTTCGGCAATGTGATGAAGCTCGACTTCTACGAGCCAACTGACCTTGCAAAAATCGTCACTCGCTCGTTCCAAATCCTCGGATTCGAGACGATTTCTCACGATGCCATCCTCTCGATTGCCGAGCGTTCTCGTGGAACTCCACGCATCGCGAACCGCTATGTGAAGATTCTTCGGGATTATGCTACTGTCGGGAAATCCATCGATACAAAAACTGAATGTGAAGCGATATTCACCGGATTCGGAGTGGATACCTATGGGCTCGATATCCTCGATCGCAAGCTTCTCTCTCATCTCATGGAATCATTCCATGGACGACCAGTCGGACTCTCGACCCTTGCCTCCGTGGTAGGTGAAGAGGTTGCAACTATCGAAGATGTCGTCGAGCCATATCTCCTCCAGATTGGCTTCATAGAGAGAACACCTCGTGGACGACAGATTACGATGAAGGGAGAAGAATATATCAATTCTTGAAGATAG
- a CDS encoding NUDIX domain-containing protein codes for MRQPEFYAAVFGIIRNNEGKVLTIKRKNTGYSDGYYGLPAGHIEGIETPTASLRREILEEVGLDVEEKDMKFLISGHRISPQSDGSNRVYFDFYYEILRYSGTPINGEPEKSEGTYWINWKQETKIQFREYLEQIELGNTYFEIDYRL; via the coding sequence ATGCGTCAACCAGAATTCTATGCCGCCGTGTTCGGCATCATTCGCAACAATGAAGGGAAAGTCCTAACCATAAAAAGAAAGAATACTGGATATTCGGATGGATACTACTGACTCCCTGCTGGACATATCGAGTGAATCGAAACTCCAACCGCTTCACTTCGGAGAGAAATCCTCGAAGAAGTCGGACTCGATGTGGAAGAAAAAGATATGAAATTCCTCATATCTGGACATCGCATCAGTCCTCAATCAGATGGCTCCAATCGTGTGTATTTTGATTTCTATTATGAAATTCTCCGGTATTCTGGAACTCCTATCAATGGCGAACCAGAAAAATCGGAATGAACCTACTGGATCAACTGGAAACAAGAAACAAAAATACAATTCCGCGAATATCTCGAACAAATAGAACTCGGAAATACCTACTTCGAAATCGATTATCGTCTCTAA
- a CDS encoding vitamin K epoxide reductase family protein, whose product MRKYIIIAVLAAIGIFNAIELSIPAYQYWNGANASVLQSLPCDINSTLSCSGILQNPRAIIFAIGDFKVAFPMIALVVYPILFIIALVGWFTKKTCPAKTLTILAAGGILFNSYVIYQEFVVGVFCPLCALCTAIIIAIFFLALCIWKGEKGTPNGKADTTK is encoded by the coding sequence ATGCGTAAATATATCATCATCGCCGTTCTCGCCGCTATCGGCATCTTCAATGCTATTGAACTCTCTATTCCTGCCTACCAATATTGGAACGGTGCGAATGCTTCTGTGCTCCAGTCACTTCCCTGCGATATCAATTCTACTCTCTCATGTAGTGGAATACTGCAAAATCCTCGCGCCATCATCTTCGCAATCGGAGATTTCAAGGTAGCATTCCCGATGATTGCACTCGTCGTCTATCCAATTCTCTTCATTATAGCACTCGTCGGATGGTTCACGAAGAAAACTTGTCCGGCAAAAACACTCACCATTCTCGCAGCTGGCGGAATCCTCTTCAATAGCTATGTCATCTATCAGGAATTTGTCGTCGGAGTATTCTGTCCACTTTGTGCTCTCTGTACCGCTATCATCATCGCGATTTTCTTCCTCGCACTATGTATCTGGAAGGGAGAAAAGTGAACTCCGAACTGAAAAGCCGACACCACGAAATAA
- the thrS gene encoding threonine--tRNA ligase codes for MNLSTRRHSLSHIMAQATRMVMGANAKLAIGPDVDNGWYYDIDFGDVTLEESKLKEIEKKMRGIVREGQEFRQFSLSVADAKVFLESLGEDYKLEMVTDLAAKGETVISFYANIGKFQNPVYKDFAFLGEFSTATFIDMCSGPHVQFTNEIPEDSFQLDKIAGAYWRGDAKNKQLTRIYGLGFETKTELDAYTTMMEEAKKRDHRILGKKLKLFTISDLVGSGLPLIQPNGMIMRKAIEEYLWQLHQDKGYDRVWTPHLAKEDLYVTSGHAGHYLEDMFSVYGGTSKEKFHLKPMNCPHHMQIFADNQFSYRDMPVRYFEPATVYRDEKTGQLSGLTRVRSITQDDGHLFCRVSQIKDEVSTIVGIIRQFYTTFGLMDGYWVSLSVRDPQNPSKYLGSDEVWQTAEGALEDAAKANGLNYKRMEGEAAFYGPKLDFMFKDAIGREWQLATIQCDFNLPNRFELKFTNEKGEEERPVVIHRAISGSLERFMGIMIEHFAGTFPLWIAPEQVRIIPVGESFVAYGDEVYKELRASGIRVKLDSSNDSLGKKIRNAETDHVNYILVIGEQEMNARSVAVRNYKTKAQSTESLEEFTLRIVEEVKNKNL; via the coding sequence ATGAACCTCTCTACTCGCCGCCACTCTCTCTCCCACATCATGGCCCAAGCTACTCGCATGGTCATGGGTGCCAATGCCAAGCTCGCTATCGGACCAGATGTCGATAACGGTTGGTATTATGATATCGACTTCGGTGATGTCACGCTCGAAGAATCCAAGCTCAAGGAAATCGAGAAAAAGATGCGCGGTATTGTCCGTGAAGGACAAGAGTTTCGTCAGTTTTCTCTCTCTGTCGCGGATGCGAAAGTATTTCTCGAGAGCCTCGGCGAAGACTACAAGCTCGAGATGGTCACTGATCTTGCTGCGAAGGGTGAGACAGTGATTTCTTTCTACGCCAATATCGGGAAGTTCCAGAATCCTGTGTACAAGGATTTTGCATTTCTCGGAGAATTCTCGACTGCAACCTTCATCGATATGTGTAGCGGGCCTCACGTGCAGTTCACGAACGAGATTCCAGAAGACTCATTCCAGCTCGACAAGATAGCAGGTGCATACTGGCGGGGGGATGCAAAGAACAAGCAACTCACTCGTATCTATGGACTCGGATTCGAGACGAAGACTGAGCTCGATGCCTACACGACGATGATGGAAGAAGCAAAAAAGCGCGACCACCGTATCCTCGGAAAGAAGCTGAAGCTTTTTACTATCTCTGACCTTGTTGGTTCTGGACTCCCACTCATCCAACCGAATGGGATGATCATGCGCAAGGCTATCGAAGAATACCTCTGGCAACTTCACCAGGACAAGGGATACGACCGCGTCTGGACTCCACACCTCGCGAAGGAGGATCTCTATGTCACTTCAGGACATGCAGGACACTACCTCGAAGATATGTTCTCCGTCTACGGAGGAACCAGTAAGGAGAAGTTCCACTTGAAGCCAATGAACTGTCCTCATCATATGCAGATATTTGCGGACAATCAGTTCTCCTACCGTGACATGCCAGTTCGTTATTTCGAGCCAGCAACCGTCTACCGTGACGAGAAAACCGGGCAACTCTCTGGACTCACTCGTGTTCGCTCCATCACTCAGGACGATGGTCACCTCTTCTGTCGTGTATCGCAAATCAAGGATGAGGTAAGTACCATCGTGGGAATTATCCGCCAATTTTACACGACATTTGGACTCATGGATGGATACTGGGTATCACTCTCCGTGCGTGACCCACAGAATCCGAGCAAGTACCTCGGAAGCGATGAAGTCTGGCAGACAGCTGAAGGCGCGCTCGAAGATGCCGCGAAAGCCAACGGACTCAACTACAAGCGTATGGAAGGAGAAGCAGCATTCTATGGACCAAAGCTCGACTTCATGTTCAAGGATGCTATCGGACGTGAGTGGCAACTCGCCACTATCCAGTGTGACTTCAATCTTCCGAACCGTTTCGAACTCAAGTTCACGAACGAAAAAGGTGAAGAAGAACGTCCAGTCGTCATCCACCGCGCTATCTCTGGTAGTCTTGAGCGATTCATGGGAATCATGATTGAGCACTTCGCTGGAACCTTTCCTCTCTGGATTGCACCAGAACAGGTTCGCATCATCCCCGTCGGAGAATCATTCGTTGCCTATGGAGATGAGGTCTACAAGGAACTCCGTGCATCAGGAATCCGTGTGAAGCTCGACAGTTCGAACGATTCACTCGGCAAAAAGATCCGAAATGCAGAGACAGATCATGTGAACTACATTCTCGTTATCGGTGAACAAGAGATGAATGCTCGTAGTGTTGCAGTCCGCAACTACAAGACCAAGGCACAATCTACAGAATCCCTCGAAGAGTTCACTCTGAGAATCGTCGAAGAAGTGAAGAATAAGAATTTATAA
- a CDS encoding DUF1761 domain-containing protein, which yields MENFLSLMLAPLNHWGILIFGMFVFFVLGWFWYNPIGYIGRKWMELNHLEKPKPEDMPKPHEFVVMLIMQLFMGFSVTWIVMILWLLVAITLTPLFATLFVVKIYMGFVFIKDLGHWYFEQKPFTLVLIGIGYWLVGILALCGFLTFFL from the coding sequence ATGGAAAATTTTCTTTCACTCATGCTTGCCCCTCTGAATCATTGGGGAATCCTTATTTTTGGAATGTTCGTTTTCTTCGTTCTCGGATGGTTCTGGTACAATCCGATCGGATATATCGGGAGAAAATGGATGGAACTCAATCACCTCGAAAAGCCGAAACCAGAAGATATGCCAAAACCCCATGAATTCGTGGTAATGCTCATAATGCAACTTTTTATGGGATTCTCTGTCACATGGATTGTGATGATTCTCTGGCTTCTCGTTGCTATTACACTTACTCCCCTTTTCGCGACACTTTTCGTGGTGAAAATATATATGGGATTTGTATTCATCAAAGATCTTGGACATTGGTATTTCGAACAAAAACCATTCACACTTGTACTCATTGGCATCGGTTATTGGCTCGTGGGAATTCTTGCACTGTGTGGATTTCTCACTTTTTTCCTCTAG
- a CDS encoding peptide chain release factor N(5)-glutamine methyltransferase, whose amino-acid sequence MTPLFPENYPEEYKTGKVNFFGRDFVVTPDVLIPRLETEGLVRRARQLLQGTYKKQMIATDGESEGWKLFESDDSKKPLSEANEFFHPSEPFGTFQLGKVHAIPKNQKLIIVDIGCGSGIIGTSVADLADEVIFLDISPAALGIAEKNFRTHFPDKKAQFIVSDLLENLPDSIKNSESKVLFLTNLPYIKDEDWIHMSEDTVHEPKLALFGGEKTGFELYERLFEQLSHLLANQLSNYPTIQLLFEFGFDQREVAESVMQQYPNWNYEFFADYAGIERFGEIIF is encoded by the coding sequence ATGACTCCTCTATTTCCAGAAAATTATCCTGAAGAATACAAAACGGGGAAAGTGAATTTCTTTGGTCGAGATTTCGTCGTGACTCCTGATGTTCTGATTCCGAGGCTTGAGACCGAGTGACTCGTTCGTCGAGCAAGACAACTCCTACAATGAACGTACAAAAAACAGATGATAGCAACTGATGGGGAGTCTGAGGGGTGGAAACTGTTTGAGTCTGATGATAGCAAGAAACCGCTGAGCGAAGCGAACGAGTTTTTTCACCCCTCAGAACCTTTTGGTACTTTTCAGTTATGAAAAGTACATGCTATCCCCAAAAACCAAAAACTAATTATCGTCGACATTGGTTGTGGATCAGGTATCATCGGAACTTCTGTTGCAGATCTTGCCGACGAAGTCATATTTCTCGATATTTCCCCTGCAGCACTTTGAATCGCAGAGAAAAATTTCCGCACCCATTTTCCAGACAAAAAAGCACAATTCATTGTCTCTGATTTGCTCGAGAATCTTCCTGATAGCATCAAAAATTCAGAATCAAAAGTCTTATTTCTCACCAATCTTCCCTATATCAAGGATGAAGACTGGATACATATGAGCGAAGATACGGTTCATGAGCCAAAACTCGCACTCTTCGGTGGAGAAAAAACGGGTTTCGAACTGTATGAACGCCTCTTCGAGCAGCTTTCTCACCTCCTCGCCAACCAACTATCCAACTATCCAACTATCCAACTGTTATTCGAATTCGGATTCGACCAACGTGAAGTTGCAGAATCAGTCA